The following are encoded together in the Candidatus Woesebacteria bacterium genome:
- a CDS encoding D-glycerate dehydrogenase yields MAKVFVSRKLPGNALDPLFNSGHEIVVSEYDRPLTAEEFLERAKGSDAVLSFLTDKIDKDVIDAIGPQVKIFSNYAVGFNNIVVEDATEKGVVIANTPSDEVNESVAEFAWALMMSLSKRVVEADESTRRGAYKGWEPGIFLGQNMMGKTLGIVGMGRIGGMTARRAKGWNMRILYFNRSRDEKAEKELGVEYASLDDLLSQSDFVTLHVPLTNETRSLMNKDTFAKMKKGALLVNTSRGPIVNEQDLVNAIREGQVGGAGLDVFENEPTINPELIGMENVILTPHIASATWEARNKMGEQAVNSIISVLAGSKPDTIVNPEVWEKRRV; encoded by the coding sequence ATGGCTAAAGTTTTTGTATCCCGCAAACTTCCCGGAAATGCACTTGATCCTCTTTTTAATTCCGGACACGAAATTGTAGTTTCCGAATACGACCGACCGTTGACAGCGGAAGAATTTTTGGAACGCGCAAAAGGCAGTGATGCAGTACTTTCATTTCTGACGGACAAAATTGACAAGGACGTAATTGATGCGATTGGGCCGCAAGTGAAGATATTTTCTAATTATGCAGTAGGATTTAACAACATCGTGGTCGAAGACGCGACCGAAAAAGGTGTGGTAATAGCAAATACTCCAAGCGATGAAGTTAATGAAAGTGTGGCTGAATTTGCTTGGGCGCTAATGATGTCCCTTTCCAAAAGAGTCGTTGAAGCCGATGAATCAACCAGACGGGGTGCTTACAAAGGATGGGAACCGGGGATTTTTTTGGGACAAAACATGATGGGTAAAACTTTGGGAATAGTTGGTATGGGAAGAATTGGCGGCATGACGGCGCGCAGAGCAAAGGGGTGGAACATGCGAATTCTTTACTTCAACCGCTCGCGTGACGAGAAGGCGGAAAAAGAACTTGGAGTTGAATATGCAAGTCTTGATGATTTGCTTTCGCAAAGCGATTTTGTAACGCTACATGTACCACTGACTAACGAAACGAGAAGCTTAATGAACAAAGATACTTTTGCAAAAATGAAAAAGGGTGCATTACTTGTCAATACCTCACGTGGGCCGATAGTGAACGAACAGGATTTGGTTAATGCAATACGAGAAGGACAGGTTGGGGGAGCAGGACTGGACGTATTTGAAAACGAGCCAACTATTAACCCGGAGTTAATAGGTATGGAAAATGTGATTTTAACACCCCATATTGCGAGTGCGACCTGGGAAGCGCGCAATAAAATGGGTGAGCAGGCTGTTAATTCGATTATCTCGGTTCTTGCCGGTAGTAAACCGGACACCATTGTTAATCCGGAGGTCTGGGAGAAAAGACGCGTGTAA
- a CDS encoding serine hydrolase yields MGIIPFGSKKAKPEEEVDDEIEEKPRRKKRSPDEPKKKIPPKPWGKKERIVLLIILLVTAGSSGVLAMSAREFKLPGLPRIILPDVSKFNQPLSFVGDETIVIEGNSSNKIISEEIIKHFNIMTNDLSGVYGFYIIHTEDNYSFGVNVQEKFEPASLNKLAVILTAYSQYEKGDFDIDEDYVLKASDKIGGSGSLSTMPNGTVLTYRELLTKMGKASDNTAFNVVRRTLGDAIIAETTRVAGMNSTSLDENATTVKDIGQFFISLYKGNLVTSTSQKAILDSLTDTTYENWITQGVPPEVRVAHKFGREVHVVNDAGIVYADKPYILVVMSKGIIESEADDFFPRFSKIVYDIENKI; encoded by the coding sequence ATGGGAATAATTCCGTTTGGTAGTAAAAAGGCAAAACCGGAAGAGGAGGTAGACGATGAAATCGAGGAAAAACCGAGAAGAAAAAAACGTTCACCCGATGAACCGAAAAAGAAAATACCACCTAAACCTTGGGGTAAGAAAGAAAGGATTGTGCTTTTAATTATTCTTTTGGTTACCGCAGGGTCGTCCGGTGTACTTGCGATGTCGGCCAGAGAATTCAAGTTGCCAGGATTGCCGCGGATTATCCTTCCGGACGTATCAAAATTTAATCAACCGCTTTCTTTCGTCGGCGATGAGACTATTGTAATAGAAGGCAACAGCAGTAATAAAATCATTTCCGAGGAAATAATAAAACACTTCAACATTATGACCAATGACTTGTCGGGAGTTTATGGATTTTACATTATTCACACCGAGGATAATTATTCCTTTGGAGTTAATGTACAGGAGAAATTTGAACCGGCATCGTTAAACAAACTTGCGGTAATTCTTACCGCCTATAGTCAATACGAAAAAGGTGACTTTGATATTGACGAGGATTATGTACTCAAAGCTAGTGATAAGATCGGTGGATCGGGATCATTGTCTACAATGCCAAACGGCACTGTTCTGACTTATAGAGAGCTACTAACTAAGATGGGAAAAGCCTCCGATAATACAGCATTTAACGTAGTTAGACGTACTCTCGGAGATGCAATTATTGCCGAAACAACAAGGGTTGCTGGTATGAACAGTACATCTTTAGATGAGAATGCAACTACAGTAAAAGACATCGGACAGTTTTTTATATCTTTATATAAAGGAAATCTTGTAACAAGTACATCACAGAAAGCAATTTTGGATAGTTTAACTGATACGACGTACGAAAATTGGATAACACAAGGTGTACCGCCCGAAGTGCGCGTAGCCCATAAGTTTGGGCGAGAAGTGCATGTTGTTAACGACGCGGGAATTGTGTATGCCGACAAGCCCTATATTCTTGTAGTGATGTCAAAGGGTATAATTGAAAGTGAGGCGGATGATTTTTTCCCCCGATTCTCGAAAATAGTTTATGATATAGAAAACAAAATATGA